In Amblyomma americanum isolate KBUSLIRL-KWMA chromosome 8, ASM5285725v1, whole genome shotgun sequence, the DNA window acctgccatcGAAGAGAAGAGACATCGTTCGCCAGCAACTCGAAACTGAAACAtgcggcagctgtataacgagtggtTCTTCGGGTGTCAGGATTTCCGCACCATCGttcgccttttctttgctgcaCGAAAATTCGattttaagatgacctagcctCATGGTCATTCCACTGCTTGTCCCCATTACGCTCGGAAGAGAAGAACCAGGTAAGAAAAtggtgtttaatgcacgtacccctatGCCGCGGCAGGGTGAGACCTGCGTGcctattttaacgcgacagcgttaagggcccagtgtcgcagaaaagcctatgtcgtcggcggcgttggccgtgagcgaaaaatccctcctctccctccagcttcctcgcaatgtacgccactgccccaacagatagcgcgcgatggcagcgcctcccgctcgtcttattcgggcgcagtggggccgtgtgggCACGCAAGGATCACCCGGTgtgcggcgaacaacgcagcgcacaacCAAAGTGCGTTCACCacaaagcttgcggcttgctgctcgttctttcggcgcggaagctatgctggcgttcatgGCATCAGGTtcgtcgagaacgatgtgccgacgaactacgactgcaacttgagccccgcgcgtttcggcaaggcgcctggcagcgcttctacgttgTTTGCCGCGCCTgcttcaccgtacgtagcagagcgatttgtctaacggccaaggcgtcgcaccgaacgggcgatggcgttccgtggactcccggGCAGTGCTGCAAAACGCTGTCGCCTTCgctttctctgaaattacagggttcccaaACAATGCTCACgtttctcgcgttgagcttgcttattcctttgatgtTGCATTAGACGTTACatgaaaacaacgcgaaaaacccTTCCTCCATGCGGAAAACTAGggacggaagggcgaaagacgcaactttttgcattgaaatacacagcagacaccaaaCTTCCGGATCATCCGCAAGACTTCCGGTGTTTTCACTAGCGCCCACAACAGAAAGCGGGGGAATGCGGCacccagccacctagtggagatcagtaaACAAAAACGATGCGGTTAGCCGCGATTTAGGGCCTAAATTTTCTTTGTGCGGTTCCAAGTTCGATGCTAAAGGAGAagtaagtaaattttaaaaatattttgattGGTATTTCACATTGTTCAGAACCACGCGTTTGTTATAAAACAGAATTTATGCTCTTTGCCGCGCCCTCTAGGAGCCTGACGCTCGGATGAAGAATGTTCTCGAGTCTGCTCAAGTTCAGAGCACCATCGTACGTTTGACGTCGGCTGCTTTTGTAGTGTGCGGTCCGCGCACAAGTTCGCCCTTCTGAGGTAGGAGACACCTCTTGTTCTAAGCGTACGTATTGCAGTTTGCTTAGGGCTGTATCTGCCTGCCTGTCGTACTTACTGTGCTGGAATGAATGTTCTTGATCATTTCCACTCGCTGCAGCCCGATGTCAGCTCGCGCCTGTGTATTAATGACATCTGGGGCGGATGAGCGCCGGATATGTAACCCTCTCTATTGTGAGCGCATATGTCGGCTGCAAATGAACGCGTTTTGCCTTCTGCTGCAGCCGTGCGCGATCGGTGTAGCTAATTGTTGGCACACGTTTGGCGTGGCGGCAGTGGTTTTGAATAATCAGTCCACCTGAAGAGTAGAATATGCGCTCGTTGACAGCCTCGCAAAGAGCCAGCGCTTGCCTTGAATACGTGCTTCCAGCCGCTGTTTTACTCCATATGAGCAGAacgttgagtaaaaaaaaaaaggctacgattgagcattgctaagcacgaaatattgcgcgaaagcagtgttttctgcagGGCACGCGCTGCTCTAAATGTTGGGGCCTTTGTGGCCTGAGCGTTCTTCCTCGAGAGAGCGAGACAAGAACACGTTCTCGATAGGAGCAGCAAACGCGGGAGAGGACTGCGCTGTCGGGCATGGGTTGCGCCGCGTCGATCTGGGGACAGCGTTCGGTTTTTGGAGGTGAACACAACAGCCACGTACCTCagagcgtgattgaggtgtccactgacttaGAGGGCCCATTATGCGCCcgttctttcctcaaaatcaacggagtctaagcCTTCGGCTGGCGTTGAGAAAAGAGAAGGCGCATAACTTCACCAAACTGCAGGTGGATGTTACCGCCTATTCACAGCATGACTgatgtgtccactgacccagggaccCAGTTACACATGCTACTGAAAGCCTTCAGACAAACACACCGCTGAAACCCTGTAAGTGCGGCtataagtgctttcgcactataaaACAATTTGGTTTGTGTTCGTCTTGAGCAACTGTCATTCTAGGGGAACGCCTAATCCCCTGTGTAATGCACTCTAGTAGCCATCGGTGGAAGCAGTGGCGTTAACAGTAAAGGCCCGGATTCACTGGGAATAAGGCGTAGTTGTTTGTCAGATGCATCATTCGTTCACACAGCTTTGCAAGCGGAAGGAACTTGGCGAGTGATCGGGTTGTGTGCAATATTAAAGCCAGTGCACTAAGACGCTAAGCTAAGGGCAAAAGTAAGGAATACATGCAaacagtcatgaaatttatgagcgtgaGCACAGGAGCACGTGCCCGATAGCCTCAAACCCTGGTGATAGGTGGTGGCCACTTTCAGAAACAAATTGGAAAGGGAGATGCATTCTTCCATTTCTCTGAAGCAGGCAACACTGCAGAACCCCTTCGACCATGTTGCAAACAGCAGGTGCTGGCCGCATATCGCCACAAGTAACATGCGAGGCAATCTGCCACACACCCACGTGTTCATGCTTATAAATTTTATCACTGTGCCACAGAGTGGTGCACCATTAATTTGCTTCCTTTGCATTTTAGGGCACTAGTTACAAAGTGCCAGCCATATGCAAGCACCAAATAGTTATTTACCAGTTGCAGATATAGCAATACTGTCTGGTTTTGTGGCTTTGCTTTGCATGCTGTCAGCCAAGATTCGTGCTCTGCTGTGGTGAGAAAATTTTACTGATAATGATAATTCTTTGTGTTTGCTCCATCTGAGTGCATTGTGCACTGCACTTTGCAgccatttttgcttttttttttagccctGCTAGAGATCAAATCGAGTTATTTCTGGAAGCAGTTATGGAAACAAGATAACCAAATGGAAAGTTTCTGGCACTGTTTAGAATCAAGGAAACGAGAGAAATTCCTCGTGTTTGCACTTTGCTTGATCTCTCTTGCCTGCATGTCTAACGGTGCCCTGTTTTTTTTACCCTCACACCCCAGCAGCTATAAAAGAGCATCTGGCATCTTTTTCCTGTTATTAAAGTTCGAAGTTGCACTTCTTTCAtgttctccaagtttcctgtgttcgtctgtTCTTTTTCCTGTTATTAAAGTTCGAAGTTGCACTTCTTTCAtgttctccaagtttcctgtgttcgtcctgttagtgCACGCTATTCAATTGCCCTGTTTTCTGCTACTTCTTCACGGCCCACGCAGATTGGTAACGTTATAACTTCGTCTCCATCCAACAAAGGTGTGTGTGTGCGACCCAACGAAGAGGCGACCATGTCGTACATGCTGCAGCATCTGCACAATGGGTGGCAAGTGGACCAGGCCATTCTGTCGGAAGAGGACCGGGTGGTGGTGATCCGTTTTGGCCACGACTGGGACCCCACCTGCATGAAGATGGATGAGGTGCTATATTCCATCGTCGAAAAGGTGTGCAAGCCCCGTTTATGTCTGGCACTGCTGTTGGCATGTCCTTTTGCTGACCATTCCCTGCAAAATGTTGGTGGCCTTACAGAGCACTGTTACTGCAGCTTGCATGCAGTGCAGTTTAATGTGGCAAGAGCTATGAACCACCAACTGTTCTCTCTATGTGAAAGCGCACAGATGAAATCGTTTTCCTGAGTTTATGTGGAATGGAGTCTGCACTGCTGCTACCTAATGACCTGGTCACCAGACACTGCATCGAACTTCTTTCATGGGCCTTTTTCCCATGTGACAGAGTGCCAAGATATTGCTGTGGACAAGGTGATCATGACTGCCAGTTTGTGCTGTCACGAATGTTGTGCTTAAAGCAAGGATTGTTTCAATTAACACATAAATGCCTCTTACATGAGCTCGACAAAAAGTGCGGGCAGAGTTGAACGTTCGAGAGAAAGAGCGATTATATGTATCTTGTAGCATTGAATACCTCTGAATCATGCTTTAATGTTTTGTGCACTTGGGTTTTTTGGCTTCACAGGTTTTATAGGCTCTTTCTATGAACGCAAAGTTGAGAATGACTATTCTGCATATATCGGCATTAACACATTAATGCTATCACACCATACTCGATATGACTAAACTCAGGTGTTCCCTCCAGTTATAAAACGAAAGCCTCACTTGCCCTATTGAGTAAAACCCCCTCGTGTGTGTGATTATACTCcatggtacccataaaagatggcgtcctcatgcAGACAGTCGGCGCATGCGAATGCAACGTGATGCGGCAGCTGATGGGGCAAGGGAGTGCGGGCTGATgtaacgcggcggctgcgttcatGAAGACAGCACAACGTCCGCTTAGAGATAGTACAGCAAGCTACGTGGCATTGTTACATCAAGCAGCAGTACACGAGGCATAAGGGGTGCAGCGTGGTTTGCGGTGCTGCGGTGGTTTTGAACAGCCATGTAGAGGCCAACACGATTCCCTCTGCCATGTCGGTTCACTGCAAGTAGTCGTAGCGGCTGGCTGTGTGTGGTGTTGTGCTATGGACATTCGACTACTGCAGTCATGAAGTGAGCAGGCGGGCTTTTGCCTTCTCACACATAAGCAGTCCTGAGTGTCTCTGTCGAATTTTTGAGCAGCAAATTTAATCAAACCATAGCTAACATGCCATGAAACTGCTGTGCCATTTTTGAAGCTTACGCAGGAAAAGGCTGCAAGCATTAGCGTTGAACAAGCCACTCTCAGAGTAGGATGTGGAGCTAATGGTCCACATGGCACAGCCTCTGATAACTGTTACTGCAGTTGAGTTTGTGTAGCACTGGATGACACTGAGCTGCCCCCTTCACCAGTTTGGTGTCTACACTTTCTACTGATGACTTGACCAACTAGCACTCTTTCAAACAgtgatgaaatgaaaaagaaagaaatgacaaGTCTGGCGTATGACTGTGTTTGTTAACCCTTTGTATGGCGGCAGAACATATCTGTTGCACTTGCTTCAAGTGCCGGAAAACTGTGCACCTGTGTGCCATATTTTTGTGTGTGGAATACTACCGAACTATCAAAGAAGTCATtcagcatatttttcttttttgcttataGGCCTCCTTGGTGGTCCGCATGTTTttacaagtgcatgtgtacaGTTCGGCAAGACCCATCttggcaggcaaaaaaaaattgaaaatcgtTGAAAAAGTTGAAAATCACCTTTTCCGTTAGTCAGCTGCATCATAATACTCTGgaagcaattttcaatttgtATGGGAGCTGTCTTGCACGTCCAAAGGGTTGAGGTACCGCATGCAAGGTCTTCTACGAAGTTGTTGGTACACTGTGTTCCCCTTTCTTCTACAAAACCAGTGGTCAAAGCAAGCTTGAAAGTGGTCTCATCCAATTCCTAGAGATATTCTGAGTGCAGTTTTGCCATTTGTAGGCATGTGAGACATGCACACAGCTTATGCCTTACAGAGGGTCTAGAGAAGGCATTTGGAGGTATATGTTTTTGAACTCGGGGCAACTGTAACATGGggtggcaggaagttaggtggtcagatgagattaagaagtttgcgggtatacggTGGCCTCAGCACTGGCTAAGGACAGGGTCAGttgagaggcatgggagaggcctttgtccagcagtggatGTAGTCAAGCTCTGATGATGAGGATTTTTTTAATTGCAAAAAGAGATTACTGATGTTTGCTTTAGTCCAGGCAACTTCTGCAGAATGCTTTGCATTCTATGAACCTTGTCAATGTCACGAAGCTTTTCTTACTGAGCGTGCACACTCACGACAAATAACCGCTTGGTTGCTGTACAGGTGAAGAACTTTGCGGCCCTCTACTTGGTGGACATATCGGAGGTGCCGGACTTTAACAAGATGTACGAGTTGTACGATCCATGTACGGTGATGTTCTTCTTCCGCAACAAGCACATCATGATTGATCTGGGCacgggcaacaacaacaagatcaACTGGGCCCTTGAAGACAAGCAGGAGATGGTGGACATCATTGAGACTGTGTACAGGGGCGCTCGCAAGGGCCGCGGTCTGGTCGTCTCCCCCAAGGACTACTCCACCAAGTACCGTTACTGAGCACGGTCATTTGTGTCTGGTTTCTGCGGTGGAAGCACTGCTTGTGAAACAACTGTCCGCTGATGCGGATTTCTTCACCACTTCCTGTGATCAGACATTGAAGTTGGCCTGCCTGAGAACTGTTCCTGCTGTTTGTGGATTATGTTTGTGTCTCAATGGACTGTCTGATTCCTAAGTTTGTGTTGCTGCCTTAAACAGGGAGAGGGGCAAAGAAAGGGCAGGATGCATTTGGTGTGGGGCTACAGGTGATGCACCCAATGAGCCAAGGCAGCAGCCTGACATTGCATGGTGAAGCAGTGAGATGCTTTAATTATATGCGTAATAAGTTTATTTAGCAAAACTGTACACATTGTATGGAACACCGATCATGTCTGACATGTAAATGCACAGTATATCTGGCCTTGCTATGAGCAGACCTCCTCACTGCATCACCCCAATGTCTTGCTGTTTAGTGCCTCCACTGGTGTTATCCTTGAAGGCATGGAATTCAAGCTTAGCCCTTTTGTACTCTATCCAGCACCGGTGATGTCCTTCACAACCTATCTGGAGTGCCTAGCTGGGTTTTGTTGAGCGTGAGCTTGGAAATGTGAATGTTGTCCAAGCACTTTGCGTCAGGACTGTGATGTCATTGGCACCTCATCCAAGCAATGTTCACAGCctttattttgcagaaaaaaattactTGTAAGAGCTGAGGGGTTCCCACCCAAAATGCAGAGCAAATTGGGCACAACTTAGAGTACACCGATTCTAGGGGTTCAGCCAAAAAATTTCGCTGAGCCAGAGTCCAGCTGTAGCCCCAAAATGTGCAGCTTCTTTCATCCCTTGGCACTGAAACCTGTGGAAGTCTGCAAACTTGTTGAAAGCAGTTGACTTTCCACATTGTTTGAATAATTGGGCCTTAATATCTGCAGTGACGGTTGTCCGTTCCTTTGCAACAAGGGTACCGATTTCTCGTGCTAAACCTTGCACGTTTTGATGTTGCTCTTGTGACTCATTATTGCTGCTTTTGCAGTTACCAGAGATGCAGAAATTTTCATGACCAGATAACCTTTGGTGTTatgtcaaaaataaaaattgtgcCTGAAAAGGGGCTGGCTACATATTGAGAGTAGCTCTGCTCTTGAGATTTCACTGTGTATAAGttgaaccccgctacaacgaaattcacggggtgcgtgaaaaaatttcattgaagcggAAATTTCATTGTGGCGAAATCAGCCCAAAGAACTAAGATCTGACTGCACTGTTCAAAAATATCATTTAGTATTTCCAAAAAATTCAGTGATCTTTGCTTGCATCCTTTTAGTGGACATGAGATGCCGAAATCCGCAGCAATGTCACCTTTCTTCCTCCCGCTTGAGGCCTCTGGGATTATGCGTGCTTTATCCTCCAAAGAAAGGAACTTGCACTTTCTGCACGGCGTTGCCATGCTGGCGTTGTCTATGAAACACCGGACAATCGCATTGCGTCGGACTGGCTCCGCTGCGCTTCTCTGTCGATATGATGGACGATATCGCACGATATGACGGAAGATATTGAATGGCGCCACCCATTCGCACTCTGCGCACTATGGGGCACACATCGATTCCAGCAAGTGTCTTCGGTGAAATTAAACGCCGTGAACGTTCGGACGGGTAACATTATGCTTGTTTTGTCGTAAAATAAATGTTAAGCCCATCTCCACTGAACAAAAATTTTGTTCAAGTGGAAACGCACCTGAACAGGTAATTTATTGTGGCGAGAACTAGCATGCACTGTTTTCTATGGCTAGCTGGCAGGGAATCTGAAATATTTCGTAGAAGCGGGTTTGACTGTATCTCGTGATCTCTCCTGTAGGCATGATTACTGCGTGATCGAAATCTTATATCAATTCCATGCAAAACTGGCGAGTCATTGAGAATGGGTAAAAGTCATTGTGTGTAGTACACAGTTAACAGTATAAGGGTCCCAGTTACCATGTGCAGTAGAATTTGAGCATGAATGAAAGATTTCAAAGCATTTAAACGAGATGTCCAGTAATCACAATCACACTATTTGCTCACagcaatttatatatatattttttgtagcgatagctacattacggtagcatttatgacagcgtggcggtgccaccacgctgtcacgtggtgcggagcagctgccggcgtcgAGGCGCcttggctgatcacatggttcgtcacctggttggtcacatgaccagccacgtggtgcgaagcagctgctgctgccggcggcacggcgcgccggcgaaaccgaacagctgtgcacatgcactgtgtcaagtgggacgaagatgaaaaaggaacgcccagtgaaacggagcggcttaagactttgcagttcaactgaggaAGTTccgctcagccagctgtagctgtcgcgtcactccaggtttaaccagagctaaaccaccgccaattttttgtagTGGTAAAGCTTAGCACTTATGGTAACAAGCAAGAACCCATGCCTCATTAAACGCCCATCAGATGGAGGGTTTGTATATCTAGAAACTATTCATATTTTTGtcaatgtcaattttttgttcgGTGCTGTATCCAGAAAAAAATTTTGCCCCATGAAACTGGATTCTCAATTCACAGCAACACAACTTCATGTGCCACCTTTCTATCACATCAGCTCCCTGGCCAACTCAACCAGTGCTTCAGTTTGACTCAGTAGTGAAGTGGTGATATGGAATGTGCAGTGGAGgcttattaatgtgaaagcactACTAGGCTATGTCCCGTGTTTCGTGTCCGCAAAACCTTTCTGCgtgattacgtcgttctgtgaagataaatgtgaaaaatTTGTGTTAGATACTGcctgatgagatcttgctgtcggaaaaatttggttgatgagTTGTAATTAATTAAACATGAAAATTACACTCAGACATAGTAAACGTTTGCCGGTGGtattggtccggtgatttccagaactggatgcaccgcttgaaggcttctcgatgatatgacttgcaggcgaagcgatttagtgagaaactaacttttatacaggctatttacagatgggtacaaacaaaagtcagtatacggccacaactatccgcggccggcctagccgaccgcctgcacagaggcgagggacaccgcgtcccaacagtcaaactggcgcgccttgcaccagctctcaacggacGCTCCccccgcactcggccagaccgagcgcctgccagctcggagcagctagagacaaaagcacacgggcgtggctcccttcgcgggtacaccccgaagatgtccgcgcccctttccacacgtaaaaataaactgctagctgcggctcatcagttttgacgaataggaaagctcagaactgatgtcagcgttttcccttacccccgagttcctccctaggtggtctcgcaatccttcgcccaggggacaggggtccaaggtcgaggccggcagatagccccgccgtccggagcggcgaaggaaaccgcaaggacgaatggggagactaaccaaaaaggcatgagtccccttctaacggcgtgcaccaaaacaaaaccggacgcgcagcctaggtcactgccctctcgcggaatattcgcaacacatgtacaaaaagatgcgacagcgcgccgaaccctacaccttccccccaagactcggctaatctattcagagataagccgaggcaacaaacaacaaaaagggttcggcaagtggcggttgagtacctctgcacgagcaagcaaccggagcctgcgagcccgcatgctgcgacccttcgtcacacacacAGATACATGCTACTAAGGTCCACAAAATATAGACAAAAAAACGCGCAGAAATCCCACACTTTCGTTCGATCGACGTGCGCCTTTCTTGAGTACAACGAGTACAGTTTGTTGTCCATGCACACAGTTCCCTGGTCCACTATCCCAACAAGCGTTGGGTACTCTAGACAAGGCATCTGTGTTAGCGTGGTCGGCTCCTCTGCGATGTTCAATGGTAACATTGTAGCGTTGGAGCGCAAGAGCCCAGCGCGTAAGCTTTGCACTTTGAGGCACACTGCTCGTAAGGAAGGAGAGCggattgtggtcagtgatgacagtcacggtggcggcgaacacccacgtctcaaaCTTTTTAATGTCCATGTTACCACGAATGCCTCCCTCTCGATTGCCGCCCACCGCATCTGCGATGGTGTGAACTTGTGACTGGCGAAGGCTATCGGCGCCTCAGtgccgttgtcagaaagctgcgctAAACAGGCACCGGCTGCTACTGCCGACGCGTCTGTAAAAAGCAGATACGGCTTTCGCGGGTCCGGAGTGGTCAATGAAACCGCCTCGCTTAGAGCTTTCTTCAGGGCTTTCAAGGCTTTGTTCGCGTCATGTGGCCACGGTATTTTGTTCGGCACGCCTTTTCCTGTCAGGCGTTTAGTGGCAGAGCAATTTCTGCAAAATTGGGAACATAGCTACTGTAGTAGCCAcacagcccaagggtgctcctcaattctttctttctcttacgggcttgaattccttcgatggcttcaattttctctttggctGGGCCATGCCGGCCTGAGCCGACAACGTGCCCAAGGTAGCAAATTGAAGGCATCGCTACCTGGCACTTCTCCCAGCTAGCGTGCAGGCCCACCTCCTCCAGAGTGCAAAGCACCCACTTTAAATGATGGATATGCGCTTCTAGAGATTGGCTGAATACGGTGATATCGTCTAGATAGGCGCAAGCGTATTCTTCCTGCCCGGCTAGCAACTGGTTTATGTTCCTTTGGAaggttgccgctgcgttcttaagaccgaaaggcatcacccgccaggcaaattgacctaggtgcgagatgaacgctgtcggaagctaagaatcctgagcgagtggcacctgccaatCGCCGCGCCTGAGGTCGAGAAATGTCATGAACCTCGCGGCTCCGACTCGCATGATCAGCTCCTGGGGGCAAACCATAGGAAATGCGTCCGTCTCGGTCACCGCGTTCAGCGCTCGGTAGTCTATGCAAAGACGTACCGACCCGCCTTTTTTGGGAACGCACACGATCGGGTGTGCAAAAGGGCTTTTACAGGGGTAGATGAGGCCTTGTGCAGGGAGCTCATCAATttgcctcgttacttcgtcttttaaAGCCTCTGGGATCCAATAAGGGTGGCCTCGCCTTGGAGTTGCCCCCTCCGCGAGCTTTATGCTGTGCTCGCCCACGCGCGCGATCGACGGTTCGTTCGCAAATAATGCCCGGTGCTGCTCGAACGTGGAGTGCACCAGCTCCGCTGCATCTCTGTCTAAGTGGCTTGTTTTATCCGGCGTAGGCATTACCCGGTCATTCGGGACGTTGCTTGCGCGCGGGGTATATTCGATTTCTCCAAAATCGCAGTCGTCATCAAATATTACGCTCACCGAACCTACCTTCCCGACGTAAGGGCGTAGCTTATTTGCAGGCACTATGCGGCGACCGTCACTCATctgctgtcacatatattaaggagcctaaattaaattttaaaggaaaaaggtgtgaagaagacgcgaattaaccggagaataaagaagaggaagaagaagcattcgttgtggtggagagagatgattggtggagaagcattcggcgaggtggagagagatgattggtggggaagagaagacgacgacaaggcttacgtggactaacaccgaggctataaaaaggCGGAG includes these proteins:
- the Dim1 gene encoding thioredoxin-like protein Dim1 translates to MSYMLQHLHNGWQVDQAILSEEDRVVVIRFGHDWDPTCMKMDEVLYSIVEKVKNFAALYLVDISEVPDFNKMYELYDPCTVMFFFRNKHIMIDLGTGNNNKINWALEDKQEMVDIIETVYRGARKGRGLVVSPKDYSTKYRY